Below is a genomic region from Ciona intestinalis unplaced genomic scaffold, KH HT000166.1, whole genome shotgun sequence.
CtgcaactaaaaaaaacacttaaatcAAGGCAACAGTGTGTATCCAATATTGCCATCTGTGATGCATATGTTAACAGTTTAACACTAATGATCCGATGGTTTTATGTGAAAAGATCACCTTAAATCTCAGGAAAAAATGGAATGTgctaaaaattatattaatggGCAGAAACTAAACACCAAAGATGTccgaaaatataaaacaagcagaaaaatacattttctgGTCTAAACCAAAAACCCTTCTGCTCACCGTATGCGTAAGATAACACTACCATGTACTTTCCAATCTGGTAAAGTCTCGACCAGCGCGACAGATTCATCGAGTTCAAGTTGTGGGTTAGTTATGTGTGGGGTGGATATATAAACGTCCTTGCTCACATCTGTAATGGGTATTTGAATggaacttgctttattctcacGTGACTGGTAGGTAAAcgacaatcattataacacaggtgtttagATACCTCGTGCCACAAGGGTGTTAATACATACGCACAATACACTTACTATCCACTTGTACAGTGGCTGTTAtgctaataatatattacctATTAATCTATCTAGTTATCTACTATATAATGGATAAGATTGAGCCCAGGGGTTAGCATATGACGAGGCAGGGGGATTCACAACACTTAACatgaaaatttttattacCTTCTGCTTCGTACGGTTGTATTACAAACACCGCTCGTGTGGATCCCAAATACCAGTCTACTTTTTCAGTATTCAGGTCTTCGGTTTCAGACTCGTCAAAAACTTCGCTCGTATATCTTCGCCAATTGGATGGGCTGATAAGTTGATCTTTTAAGTTACGGCGACGAGACCACACGCTACCTGAACGACTtggtgttaaatttgtttgagtTTTTCTGTTTGCTTGCTGTGCAAAATTACAAATCTTCGCCCCAATGCGTTTTACTTCTTTGTACTGAAGAgtatttatcaaaataaagtttctgANNNNNNNNNNNNNNNNNNNNNNNNNNNNNNNNNNNNNNNNNNNNNNNNNNTGTATACTATGCCTGTAAGTAACTTGTAACAAGAAAAATTGTCGAGTTAATATTCGCTGTTTGTTTTAGAAACGTTAAAAGGGTTATTCCAATTGGTATTGGCATGCAGCATGGAATAGATCGACTGTGCGTTTGTGGGCGAGGTATTTGTTAGTGTTGAAGAATCTAAGTCGTGTTTAGAAGGGAAGTCGTATTTCTGTTCGGTTTCACTCGTCACCCCAGAAACAGGAACAAAAGGCGTATGTGTAGAAGGGTTTGGTATTTGAAAGTGGAATGGGTTATACAAGTTGTGATACTCGTATGTTGGAGGAATACCGAAACGGCTGAGCGGCAAAGTACTTGTTGGTTCATGCGACTGCCCACTAAACAAGTTTCTCATTGGTGGTGGGTAGTGTAAAAGAGGATGTGGTGCTGTTGGGGTATGATGAATCGCTTGTGGATAGGAATAGAACGGGTAACCAGTTGTAGGCCCAACTACTGCAGCGGGATTTAGACGATCCAACGGaactgttttgtttgtgttggaTTCACTCTGATACGAGTAGTGCATTAATTTATGTTCGGACTCGATTGCATACTCCAACTTGTTCGCTTTGCGCTTTCGAGTTTGAGAATTTCTGGTTTCTTCAGAATGAGGttcttttgtattttcttcCTCATTGCTCGGTTGTACTAAACCAATCGATCCTCTGCCCGATGATGATCGGTTCGTTTTGTTCGACCTTCCACCGTTGTCACGAAAACCTTTCGCAAATGGATTGTTGTTGATTTTGAGTTTTGttacctgttttaaaataaaagaaaacctTGTGAAAATGAGTTAGGGATAGACGAAAATAAGAACCACGAAATGGAGTTATATTAAATCTGGATTACTAAGTGTAGTCAGAAAAATGTATTCTTCAAACGGGAGTTTGGATTCGAATCCCCCTTCTAGCCATGTAAATCAGTCTctgtttacaagttataatTCTTACTTGCCTTGTACTCACGTATCACGTCAATAGTTAGAGTGGATAAAGTCATCAAGTTGGACGTGCGTATTTGTGGGTACTTAAACATAGAGATCGTACATCAGTACAGTCATTTTcacaaaattagaaaaaaagttctaaaagacaaaatatacTAATTTATATAGTACCTGTCCGTTTTGGTAGGCTGTGACTGTAACGAAAACAGTTTGTGGAAAAGCGAAAGTTGACATCGGTTGAAGATGCAGAGTATTGACGTCATCAGTACGAACGATGTGGATACGAGGTTGATACCGATGCATGGAGTTCAGAACGATCTGTTccgtaaaataaaatataaaaaacaatgcaGCACTGAGCTATAAAAAGGTGTTACCCCTGAATAAATACTATATAGCGATAAATATACACGacatttcaattttaacttgattttcacGTGTTGCTTGGAAAATGAGATTCGTTACTTTAGtgatttatagtagggtggggaagatgggccacttttcattatattttctcgtctcatttggtagtaaacaaagaacaggtaaagaattataaaactgtattcttacgacactcatagaccgttgcttattgtttaaaacacggtcaccatgtttggatattatgtgctaaaggtgtcccatctttcccactatatattataggTTAAATCCGGTGAAAATTATACCTTGTCTGTGGATCGACCGTTTACGGAGTTTgataatttgattttataaaaagaaattatgtCATTCATCCATTTTCTACCCGGTGATGGACTATCAGGATGAAGAAACATTCTCTGTGGTGAATGAAGCTCTCCTTTACCTGCCACCATCCATTCGCCTTGCtttgatataaatattttgttaatttatgccaaaaacgaaaaattatgaattcagtgagaaaaatcaaaattaatcaatatatagtagtgtgggggaagatgggacacctttggcacataatatccaaacatcctgaccatgttttaaacaaataataacggtctattagagtcgtaaagatacggttttctatttctttgaatgttttttttgtttactaccatgcatgacgagaaaatagtatgaaaaggtgtcccacctttccccatcctactatattaaacaaaatacgcCACCAACCTGGAATTTATATCTATGTTCGTCTACGTTTACAATGTCCATCATGACGCAATAATTAGCATCCGGTTCCATTCCAGATATATTTACTCGATAGCCAGGAAACATTCgtctaaaaatataacaacaaaagttaagcacaaaatatttataaaatttaaaaacgtatGCCGTGGTAATTAAACGCAAAATCTTTGACGAcagtattgtttaaatttgtaaagaCAACTGTTGATTTTTATCTATAGTAAAAGTGTTTGTGTCATGACAAAGCCAGTAAATTAATCGTTTCCTGCAAATACAACTAATTACTGCGCTGATATCTTTTGTTATGACAACGTTACATTTAATCAATAGAATTATAATTAGTACGATAGAAACATTTTACGTTGAAATAATTGTTATGTTGCTTTCCTGTTCTgcaattgtttaatttgattGAACAATGGCGCGCTTATTGTTTGCAGAACAGGAAATCAATTAGAGACACGAGTGAAAGTTTTTGAACAAATTGCGCGTACAGTTTACGTGGTTATTTTAAATCGCATGTCATCACATTATTTTttgatcaaatatttttaacatgaaaATTGTGTTcatgcatattttttttaagttactaTACGCAGGTTTGGATAAATTGCCTCGAATGCTAAACCATATACcattctattttaataaaccgTGTTTTATTTGTCCAAATACACcgtacttttttatttttattggtttgttcttatatattatgattaaaGAAATGAATAAGTTGAATaggttttttatgttttgtcatTGTTGCTAGTATGTGAGCATATGTGTTTGCTTTGTGTACGTGTGTATAAACACGCATTATTTTGATAAGAACACATTAATGTCACATTTTACATTAATCTCATTTCTTACCTCCCTGCTTTCGTTACTATCATTTCTGTCCCAACGTTTGAAAACTCTTGCCATAATTTTCGATCGCAAAGTTCAACTTTAAGATTGGCATCCGAGTTTAAAGTGGGAGCGTTCGTGAAAGAATGTTGTCGATATATCCCACCAGAAAGATTGGGTGGGTGGCTTGAATCAACGGTTAAAATCGAACCTGAATAGGCAAATAttaactaaatgtaaaaatgttatgCTCAATATAAAACAGACTCATACCAAAGTATTGCATTTACAATATGCTTAAACATGAATTTACTAAAGTTATGCATTTCTAAtgtcaaacttaaaaaaaaaaactgtatataatagggaaaaaatgtatatagtgGGGAGaaggaagatggtacaccttttcatttctttttttttcatcctatttgctagtaaacaaagaacattcaaagaattaaaaaacgtatcctcacgactcccatagaccgttgtaaattgtttaaaacacgataagtatctttggacattatgtgctaaagacgttccatcttaccccacccatataacaactatatataataagtcctactattaaacaaatatatttacaacaatCATGACACAGTTAAACAACTAGTATGACTTCGTATCCTACCTGAATTTGGATTTGAgtcaaattttgaaatatatggATTTGACTGTTCAAGCAGCGGTGCACCTCTTGGCCGTTGTAAATTCCTTGCGTATGGCATTTCACGCAAACCCGATGTATTTAAATCTGGTCTAAAGTTGCAAACTGCTGCCGGTGCAACCATTTCAGTCAGGTTGCTGTTCGTATTTACGTCTAACATATCTCCTGTTTTTCTCAAACAACTGCTGTCCTCCATTTGTAATTCCACTTCAGTGTTCTATACTTAATGAATGTATAACGATACTATGAATACTGTATCGTAcacaaatgtttaatttgttacaCAAGTCGTGTATAAGGTCATTCCGAagaatttcctttttttgtttttttttacatgataGCTTGGCGGAAACGCTTTCATTTTCGCCGACGCCGCAGGTCCTGAAACCGATGCGAGGCGGGAATGGGAATAAATCGTGGTCGTTTTCTCAGCGTGAATTCGCACGTAAGGTGAGCAATGTTGTTCACACTTCACCGAAGATAAGTGTCAACGTTTCGTTTACcatcataaaactatatcaaaacaaagaaaaaacacaagtatGATAGTCGTTCGGATTATAATCTCTTTGATCAATGCCGAtataagaaaattttaaagtgtAGTAGGATAGGCCATAATTagccattttttaaatttctttttacatAACCCTATTTGATAATAAACgccttttttaatattctgtgTTCAACAAGTTAAAAAGCAGGGTTGCAATCAGCAAAACAATgtcgttttaaaaaagaatatatgtTGGGGGAAATAGAAAACgatttcgttctattttcgtctcatttggtggttaacaaaaaatttcaagaaattataactccgtatcctcacgactcctatatagaccgttgttaaatgtttaaaatacgatcaggatgttgggataaaatgtgctaaaggtgtcccacctccTCCATCCCACTATAGactatatgtataaaacacataatgatttttaaatataaaaaaactgaatgtaaatgtaacttactttaccttCGCATGCGTGAAAAAACAaaggtcgttataacacgattgtttaatacacctatagtgcccgcttacgaattaccacgtttgtaaatTTGTGCGCAATTGTAATTCTGGGACAACCCAAAGTTGGTACAATCCAGGTTcggaaacaaattttaaaacaatgagtCTTGTTTTTCATTGTACCTgctatatggctgacaattcattcattagtgaccattggttTAAatcaattgccgttaagtgtcttgcccaccGACACAATATACGCCTACAATTGTAGCAGTGACGGCCTTGAATCCAAAACCTCTGAAACATAGGCACGCGCCCTAATCACTATATATGGCATGCTGGCAGCGGAcgaacaaaaacatttttttggttggTGGTTTTCCAAGTTGCATATTAAAACAGTAGAGCACACTGGAAATGTTTAAACTGGATTTGTAAATCGGACAATATAGTTTCATGTAATAAGTTTGTTTAtgaatcaaaataaacaaatgggCTATCTTATTCTGCCTTCATCagccgtcttaccccactgtgGCATCCCGTGTATGAtcatttaataaatgtttgatATTCACCGTCACCAGATGGCGCTATTGAGGTAAATTAGGGTAACGTATACTTACTTGTAATTTCAAATTCTgtaaactaaattatttttttttaatattaagtaTGGACAATTTTactctgttttataaattaattcgAATGACacattgttttagtttaaaaccaatacAAACGCTTGGGTAGtgtctgttttattatttaaatccCAACTAACTATtacaatgttgtttttgtcACCTGATAAGTAAGAATTGCACAGTaagtaaaacaatgtttttcgAAGCTGTAAATTCGTAATAGTCAGCTGACAAAACGAATCatcaaaacagcttttgtaTGATTTACTGTCACAAATGCTGAGTTGGAAATGCTACGCGTGACTTATTTTAACCTCATGCCTCGTGTCTAAGCGAAAGAAAGAATCGAAAACAAGGTCTGGTTTCTTTATTTACAGCGAATAGCTTCGAATGAATACCAACAGAGCTTTTGTTAAACTCGTTGCTTTAACACACAACAAAACAATCGGGAATAGACACAAAACATCGATAGAACGACCGATGGCGTAAAATCACTCAGTCTGGTTTTCCAAATCCAATATAGaatagtgtaaaacaaatttgttttcgaATTCGAAAACTatagatttttaatttgttgtttttcttttgaaCTGCATAATTTATACATGTTGTTTAAAGTCGAGTTAGCCAACTATTTGTTGGACGTATGATTTAGTATATCTCCAAATCAcagaaaacatatatagtaaggtggggaagatgggacaccattttattctatttttccaacccatttagtagtaaacaaagaaaattcaatcaattataaaaccgtattctcgcgactcttatagacccaattgtttaaaacacgatcaggaaatttggatattatgtgctaaatgtgtcccatcttcccccacactacacTATGCTAGAAGTCGAAAATTCTGTGCATCGGGAAATGAATTGGACTTTTAACAGAAACCGCGCAATTGATGAATCCGTTGCAAcgataaaaattgttttggtttgaatatttaaatatattcagCTGAAGATGCTTTTGGTTTGGACGGGTTGTAAGTGTAAGGACGGCCATTATCTTCGTCGTCGACGTTCCATGATGAACAACACTGTACAAGACCAGCGATGACGCTGACTGCCATAGAAATCTGAAATACAAACACAGCAATTTTAAATGCGTTaccttgttttgtttaaatttaaatacaagtttttaaattaaagatcaAAAAAgcgattatatatatagcatggtggggaagatgggacacgcaacatttggtagtaaacaacgaacattcaaagaattataaaaccgtatccctacaactcccatagatcattgtttaaaatacgattataATATTCAGACATTATCCGCTAAAagtgttccattttaccccaccttactataataaaaaataaacgtaaaaTAGATAttatcaaattatttttacccaTCCAACAAAAAGTGCAGATCCGTAGACGTATCTGGTGTTACTGGTGGCTGCTCCAAGGGGATTCCAATATTCTTGCAAAACGTTGGCAGCGAACCAAGACACGGCTATTCCGACGGAAACACCTCCAATAAAATTCAACAAACCGGCAACAAGGGtctgtaaattaaacatattaaaaattaaacatatacatatattaaaaataaaaagtataaacaatattttttaaatatagtaaggtggggacaGGTGAGAcacttttcgttttattttctcgtcttatttggtagtaaacaaagaacgttcaaagaaatatacaaCCGTACattcacgactctcatagaccgttgttaattgtttaaaagacaataaggatatttagaaattatatgCGCAAAGCGTCACGctttcccccactctacaaTATTGATATACCACTCCGCTTAGGTCTTAATATATTATGAATAAATTGTAGTTTAATACTGGTTTAGAAGTAAAGGACCACTTACTATTCTTGCCTTCATTTTTGGGTTACCAGCTGAAATATTAGTACATTCCAATCCGAACACGGAGCAAATACAAGACAAGAAACCCATTGCGATACTGAGGCAGACGCATGCTCTAGCGGCctatacaaaaaaagtgaagttataaaacagagtttttattctttttaaaatctacATTTGATTTAGATCAACAGGcctacttttttaaaagtatttgaaATATAGTTGATGTTTACCTGAAGAGCGACGGGCAAACCCAAGAAGAATGAATCATAATCATCGCAAGTCCATAAGCCAGTTGCCTGCGTGGTGCATCTTACCCATAAGCCCGTGGTTCGTATCACAGACTCAATAACTTCACCTGCGACGACATTGAATATagtcaataaaatttaaattacatttttactaCAGGTTGATATGTGTTATGTGTACGATGTGTACAAAATTGCTGAAAGTTGCAACACGAACGCCTGAATTGGTCGCAATTGTGGCGTCATACATAGGTTTCCTTACACGCGTAGGCGTCATGAAAACGATCGTTCTACCTGACTGCTTTTGAATAatcattcttttttaatttccaaATAAGGCGAGTTATAaatttttcaactttaaaagaaTGACGCAATTTGATACAATTGAAAAATGGGAGAAAACGCCTATTAAGATATCGagttatattaatatgatcACATAATTGAGTTACGTCAAGAGAGgattatatatagaaataaaatatgttatcaCGAAGAAATATGTGTCCgtgcatattttaaacaaaatgtattaGCCTAAATGAGTTCGACACTAATAAacgataaatatttaaaaccttgCAAGTCGTTCTTTCTCCAATCTGGTAAGGCACACGTAACAATGCCCAATATCCACCCAATAAGGCCCAAAAGAAACCCTCCAATTTGAAGACCACCGTTTACCATCGTAGATTTTTGTCAAGATAAATacgagaaattaaaaatacagaaataactgtaaaaaaattggaaattattttttgaaaaatcgTTTCAAAAACCAAGCTGTAAACACTATACTTTCTTTGcgtaaaacttaattaaaaaataatttaaaaaaataagttatattttgcgttttattttttagtatatatatattaccagaaaaacaaattctattttacaaacattttaattaacaaattcCTAGAAAAGCAATATAAATCGCTACAAGCAACTCTACCAGCTCAATACTATTCTGAACAACGCCCTTTTTATATTCTAGCCGTTCCGTACGTTCGCGCCCAACAAAAGAATCGAGGGTGCTTGAAACGTCACAACTGGGGGAAAGACACGCCTGGCTGATTAAGTATCATCGGGCAACCGAGGGTGACCTGTTTCCTTTTACACAGTGATACCATAATATTACGTAATGTCTCTGGGTAGCTTTTGTTGTCGCAGGAGCCAGCTTACCTGAATGTAAAATTTACCTTCAGTGCTGTTTTTCATGGTACGTATACATATCGAAATTGTCGTTTTCGTTTTAGCAATATAAAACCAAAGGTGGTgacattttcaaaaaatataaacatatttcaacaaaaatgattttttatggCTACTGAACGCGGATTATTTTTATCCAACTGTAGGCCTTCTTGGTAAAAGCCCAAACTCACGGGGAGAATTGTGCTTTTGTTCTATTCGTCTTTGTCAGGTAATCGTAGCAGGGGATCAGTGACTTGGAACGAGGGTTGTGCTACATTTAGTTTCCTTGTTGTGGTTCAAAACACAGCATACCCTCAGAAAGTTGGATTTCAGACTCTCTCACCGTTGTGTGACgcctatttatttattcgaaAGGTGTATCTGACGACCGCCTTGATGGTAAACTTTAAATCTTCATTGCTTTCAATTACCATAATCTTAGTGGAAgagataaattaatatatagtagggtgggggaagatgggacacctttagcacataatatccagatatcctgatcgtgttttaaacaattaacaacggtctatgagtcTCAGGAGAACAtaatttcatatttctttgaatgttctttgtttactactaaatgggacgagaaaatagagttaaaaagtgtcctatctttccccatcctactgtatgttaaaaacattgacTGCCCTAATATTCAAGTTTTCGACTTAAACAAAGATAGTTTGAATCATGTTATACttataattttatacaaagtaAAAGTCCAACAATAAtcaagttaaaatacaaaatgcttTACACAGTGCACAATACTGTAGAGACATCTAGTGACCAGTTGGAACGAGTACAAGTTAACACTAGGTGAGCTTGCTGAACTACAAACTTCATACACAACATTTGTGTCGAAATAAGATaaagaattttgtaaaaatataaacttttgtTGACATACAAGTTtgaattgttcaaaaaaaaaaatatatatatatcagatcttaaaattttataaaaaaaattattttaaagtttgcaCACCTAACATAGGGCTGCTTAAGTTGGATTATCTAATGAATTCTGTGAAATAAAGCACTATTTATACAAATGCTAGGCCCAAGAGAGTAGATATGccaataaacaattattaccATGATGGCCACAAAGTGCATTCATGACTTAACAATTGTGCAAAATAATCGAATTCacttttatatgttaaaataaccgtctataatacatacatggtaaaatAAGTGAAGAAAGTTGAACAGAAATTCGCTAAAGTCCGGTAAATCAAGTGTTTCACAGTGCTACCTGTTCACTTGTTACAGTGATTTCACCTTTTGCACAATACCAAGATAGAACTTATTATGTAATACCCCGTGCAGTGTTACAGCAGATAATGAAGTGAAATTTTTGTCAACACTGCTGCGGAAAACTTACAATGACATCACTCATGTGAGTTCACTTTTTAAACAGCCTTCTAAGTTTCTATGCAGGTTTTGTGATTCAGCGTAATCGAACAGACGAGATCCTATTATTTGCTTGAGAGCAACAGCTAGTGACTGAATCTCTCGTCGAAGTTGGACACCAGATGGTGCAGCGTTGGGAGAGAGCAGACTCCATAAAAGAGGAAGAACATGACGCTCAACGTGTTGAACTCGCTTGGGCGGAACATTTTCAAGGAGCTCtataataaaaccaaattttgtttaacttgtacttaaaataaacaaaaaaaaaaacaaaaaaagaacgAACAatctaaaatgtttaaaactaattttagaCCATGTATATTGGTAGcagttttatttcaatttaggcGGCAAATTAAAAGTCTAAAATCCTTCCCGTGAAGCCTAACTACTAGAAATTTTGACCCCAAGTCACCAACCCCTAACTGCACTTCCCTAtgttgtttagtttaaattgaCAACTTTCATTTGTAAGCTAcaactagttttaaaataaaaaaggttgtaCAGCTATATACATATCAAGGAATTTAAAATAGAGGAGTCCACAAGTCGTGCATGGAAAAGatttatgtataaaaatgcAACATGCTGAACAGCAGTGgacaaactgttttatttcatttttatattttattttttaattagccCCAACAAACCCCCCTTTTACACCCCTGAGTATCAgtaaagaaaacagaaaaggAACTTACCAACTAGCTTTGTGATAGCAACCTGACGTGGTTTACCAGAACCATACTGTGAGACGCTCGCAAACGGTTGGATCAAAGCAAGGTtgtctgtaaaaataataaccttaAGTCAAGAAATCAACAAAACACACTTTTCTTGAATAACCATTATTCTATGAAAATGATAATCATAGCTCAAACAAGAACAGTAATGAGTTAATGAGTAAATAAGAATAACTTAATACAAAAGGGGGAAAAGCAATGTTATCTTTTCAAACTTCAATAACTCGTCTATATTTAAGATGCATATggctttaaaatatatttttttgttgcattgTTACTTAAAAACTGCTTTATTAGATAAGGGTATCAAACAAATCTAGTTACATAAGGTATAGATAACCATAACGAAGCAATGTAACACATTAATGGTGGTTGTTGTATGCATTTATTCGCTGCTACTGCTGTTTGTGTATATGTTCTTGAGCAAGACCCTTAATGGTAATTGCTCGAACCaagtggtaactaatgggttgtctaaattatccatataaaagttacatataaggcaactcataagcggacacaaggtgtataaagcagaacacctgtgttataagaaCTTTTCAATTTCCTcgcaaggataaaacaagttacattcaatttcaCTTTGGCATTAGGtatgaaaaattaaactgttaaaGTTGACCCACCGAATTTATCAACGATGACGTCCACAACAACTCTTGCTTGGTTGCTTTGCTGTTTTGAAGCGATAAGTTTCAGCACAGCAGGTACCAGCACTGGAAGTTTGTCACGAATTGTGTCACCAAGTGACGATATAAGATCTGGAAGCGATCCAAGTCCGATGCTGTTAAACTTCGTGTTTGCAGTTGTAAGCAACGTCATGTATGCATCCATTATCTAAAAACATATTAGATTGTATTCAAGTTGAAAACCTGCAGTAATTTGTGAAAAAGTTTGAAAAGCAGATAGTCtttgaaaagttaaaaaaaattaaaattaattaaatacttcCAAGCGGAAAAGtataatttctttttgggTATGCTTTATGAAACTGCCAAAATTTTCTGCGGAAGTAACCTTGTTTGGATAGCACAAGCAAACGTATTTAACgtcaataaaatatcaaacatgTGTTTCccttttttgtatatttcatttttcaatCATTCTagacaaaaatactttgccaATGGTTGCCATAATTGCAATGCAATTTTGTTGCAACACAGCTGATTGTGCCACCTA
It encodes:
- the tbx6a gene encoding T-box transcription factor Ci-Tbx6a (The RefSeq protein has 11 substitutions compared to this genomic sequence), whose protein sequence is MEERSCLRKTGDMLDVNTSSNLTEMVAPAAVCNFRPDLNTSGLREMPYARNLQRPRGEPLLEQSNPYISKFDSNPNSGSILTVDSSHPPNLSGGIYRQHSFTNAPTLNPDANLKVELCDRKLWQEFSNVGTEMIVTKAGRRMFPGYRVNISGMEPDANYCVMMDIVNVDEHRYKFQQGEWMVAGKGELHSPQRMFLHPDSPSPGRKWMNDIISFYKIKLSNSVNGRSTDKIVLNSMHRYQPRIHIVRTDDVNTLHLQPMSTFAFPQTVFVTVTAYQNGQVTKLKINNNPFAKGFRDNGGRSNKTNRSSSGRGSIGLVQPSNEEENTKEPHSEETRNSQTRKRKANKLEYPIESEHKLMHYSYQSEYNTNKTVPLDRLNTAAVVGATTGYPFYSYPQAIHHTPTAPHPLLHYPPPMRNLFSEQSHEPASTLPLSRFGIPPTYEYHNLYNPFHFQIPNPSTHTPFVPVSGVTSETEQKYDFPSKHDLDSSTLTNTSPTNAQSIYSMLHANTNWNNPFNVSKTNSEY
- the LOC100183075 gene encoding claudin-7; the protein is MVNGGLQIGGFLLGLIGWILGIVTCALPDWRKNDLQGEVIESVIRTTGLWVRCTTQATGLWTCDDYDSFFLGLPVALQAARACVCLSIAMGFLSCICSVFGLECTNISAGNPKMKARITLVAGLLNFIGGVSVGIAVSWFAANVLQEYWNPLGAATSNTRYVYGSALFVGWISMAVSVIAGLVQCCSSWNVDDEDNGRPYTYNPSKPKASSAEYI